The Desertifilum tharense IPPAS B-1220 genomic interval CCGGAGGCAATTTCTAACAATTGCGGCCTCACTCCTCAGTGTAGCAATCTTGCCAAACAACTCACCAAACCCAAAAAGCCCTCTCAAAGCAGAGCAGCATTGGCTTATGGTAAACTGCACCCAGACCTAGAAGACAAAAGCTCGCTCTCTCTGCCTTTAGAGAGAGGAACCGCTCGATAGAGCGAGGAAATTGTTGAGGACGACTTTAGGCAAAAAGTAGTGGGACTAGACCAGCCAGCCTTTGAAGTGAGTCTTTTGAGAGATAGCTCAAGATCCCCCTGTCGTAGGAGACTTAGAGAAAAGATTGCACTAAACATCAACCATTTCTTAAATTTTAGCCAAATTGCCCATCAATAGAGTACCGAAAGGAAGGAGGATGTATGCGAGCAGTGCTGATGGCCGGCGGTTCTGGAACGCGGCTCAGACCTTTAACTTGTGCGCTACCCAAGCCAATGGTGCCAATTCTCAATCGACCGATTGCAGAACATATTGTTCACTTACTTAGACGGCACCAAATTACAGAGATTATTGCAACTCTGCACTATCTACCGGATGTGATGCGCGATTACTTCCAAGATGGGAGCGATTTTGGCGTGCAAATGACCTATGCGGTTGAGGAAGATCAACCCCTAGGCACGGCAGGTTGTGTCAAAAATATCGCCGAATTACTCGATTCTACGTTTTTGGTGATTAGCGGGGATAGCATTACTGATTTTGACTTAAGTTCAGCGATCGCCTTTCATAAAGAAAAAGGTTCAAAAGCCACCCTCGTCTTAGCCCGCGTCCCCAATCCGATTGAATTTGGCGTGGTGATTACTGACGAAAACTACAAAATTAAACGCTTTTTAGAAAAACCTTCAACCAGCGAAATCTTCTCCGATACCGTCAATACCGGCACCTACATCCTAGAACCCGAAGTCTTAAAGTATCTCCCAGAAAATCAAGAGTGCGACTTTTCTAAGGATCTTTTCCCCCTCTTGCTCGAAAAAGACGAACCCATGTATGGTTACGTTGCCGATGGCTATTGGTGCGATGTCGGCCACCTCGATGCCTATCGCGAGGCTCAGTACGATGGACTCAACCGCGCCGTTAAGCTAGAGTTCGCCTACGAGGAACATTCCCCTGGCGTTTGGGTGGGTCAAAATACCTTTATCGATCCCTCCGTTAAGATTAGTCCGCCAGCCCTGATTGGGAGTAATTGCCGCATTGGCCCGCGCGTCCAAATCGAACCGGGTACCTCGATCGGCGATAATGTCACCATTGGGGCAGATGCAGACCTCAAACGTCCGATTATCTGGAATGGGGCGATTATCGGCGAAGAAGCGCACCTGAGAGCCTGCGTGATTGCTAGGGGAACGCGGGTAGACCGTCGGGCGCAAGTCCTAGAAGGCGCAGTCGTGGGTTCTTTATCCACGGTGGGAGAAGAAGCCAAGATTAGCCCTAGCGTCCGCGTTTGGCCGAGTAAGGAAATTGAATCGGGCGCAACGCTTAATATTAACTTGATCTGGGGTAGTACGGCCCATCGCAACTTATTTGGACAGCGAGGGGTTTCGGGTTTAGCCAATATTGACATTACCCCAGAGTTTGCAGTGAAGTTGGGGGCGGCGTTTGGTTCTACCCTGAAACCGGGTACTCAAGTGACGGCATCTCGCGATCAGCGCAGCATCTCTCGCATGGTATCGCGATCGCTGATTTCCGGTTTAATGTCCGTCGGGATCAACGTCCAAAACTTAGAAGCAACCTCCCTTCCCATTGCCCGCACCGTTATTCCTAAAATGGGCGTGGCTGGCGGCGTTCACGTTCGCTTGCACCCAGAACGCCAAGACTCAATTTTAGTTGAATT includes:
- a CDS encoding mannose-1-phosphate guanyltransferase, with protein sequence MRAVLMAGGSGTRLRPLTCALPKPMVPILNRPIAEHIVHLLRRHQITEIIATLHYLPDVMRDYFQDGSDFGVQMTYAVEEDQPLGTAGCVKNIAELLDSTFLVISGDSITDFDLSSAIAFHKEKGSKATLVLARVPNPIEFGVVITDENYKIKRFLEKPSTSEIFSDTVNTGTYILEPEVLKYLPENQECDFSKDLFPLLLEKDEPMYGYVADGYWCDVGHLDAYREAQYDGLNRAVKLEFAYEEHSPGVWVGQNTFIDPSVKISPPALIGSNCRIGPRVQIEPGTSIGDNVTIGADADLKRPIIWNGAIIGEEAHLRACVIARGTRVDRRAQVLEGAVVGSLSTVGEEAKISPSVRVWPSKEIESGATLNINLIWGSTAHRNLFGQRGVSGLANIDITPEFAVKLGAAFGSTLKPGTQVTASRDQRSISRMVSRSLISGLMSVGINVQNLEATSLPIARTVIPKMGVAGGVHVRLHPERQDSILVEFLDHNGINISKAREKKIEGAYFKEDLRRAQINEIGNVNYPSQVIDTYLTAFEKHLNVEALRNSHSKVVIDYAYAVSGAVLPQLLAKFGIDAVVLNASLNQIPTTAGDREGLLEQLGRVVDALKATFGVQVAANGEQLVVLDETGAPIRGEMLTALMVNLILTAHPRGTVVVPVHASSAVEAIARRHDGRVIRAKANPGALMEACHQTPNAVLGGSGDMGFIFPQLHPGFDAMFCTAKLIEMLMLQERSLGAMRTDLPRIYHKTYTVRCPWTSKGALMRYLVETHPPDNLELVDGVKIYDPHSDNWVLVLPDAGEPLVHIFANSSDRDWTDHALWEYRTRVQDFIEEEKTVDEK